From Paenibacillus physcomitrellae, the proteins below share one genomic window:
- a CDS encoding ABC transporter ATP-binding protein gives MTKTAPEKTGQAEDEIRKPEPAPDQTVLRVENLKVRFPVERGLLKAVNGVSFQVSKGKTLGIVGESGCGKSITGKAILGIQPKKTKVSGSVWLGDTDLLKLKPDGREIRAIRGSKIAMIFQEPMAAFSPLYTVGNQIMESILLHRTRNKREALELTIDMLRRVGIANPEKRFYQYPHEFSGGMMQRAMIAMALSCDPEVLIADEPTTALDVTIQAQVLALMKELQQQFGMAILFITHDLGIVAEMCDEVAVMYLGKVVEQAPVREIYRNPKHPYTQGLLRSIPSLDRTVERLESIEGTVPVPLNMPPMCGFYERCSQRIPGVCNVQNPEAVQLSDRHTASCFLYGPEASGGEERRNEHVVNA, from the coding sequence ATGACGAAAACGGCGCCAGAGAAGACCGGGCAGGCTGAGGATGAGATTCGGAAACCAGAGCCGGCTCCGGATCAGACGGTGCTCCGGGTAGAGAATCTGAAGGTTCGTTTTCCGGTGGAACGCGGCCTGTTGAAGGCGGTAAACGGGGTCAGCTTTCAGGTGTCCAAAGGCAAAACACTGGGCATCGTCGGGGAGTCGGGCTGCGGCAAAAGCATTACGGGCAAAGCGATCCTCGGCATTCAGCCCAAAAAAACGAAGGTCTCCGGCTCGGTTTGGCTGGGCGATACCGATTTGCTGAAGCTGAAGCCGGACGGCAGGGAAATCCGCGCTATCCGCGGCAGCAAAATCGCGATGATTTTTCAGGAGCCTATGGCGGCTTTTTCCCCGCTGTACACGGTGGGCAATCAAATCATGGAATCGATCCTGCTTCACCGGACCCGAAACAAAAGAGAAGCGCTTGAGCTGACGATCGATATGCTGAGAAGAGTGGGTATCGCCAATCCCGAGAAACGTTTCTATCAGTATCCCCATGAATTCTCCGGGGGAATGATGCAGCGGGCGATGATTGCGATGGCGTTGTCCTGTGATCCGGAGGTGCTGATTGCAGACGAACCGACAACGGCGCTTGACGTGACGATTCAGGCCCAGGTGCTCGCCTTGATGAAGGAGCTGCAGCAGCAGTTCGGGATGGCTATCCTGTTTATTACGCACGATTTGGGCATCGTAGCGGAAATGTGCGACGAGGTTGCTGTGATGTATTTGGGAAAAGTAGTGGAACAAGCGCCGGTCCGGGAGATTTACCGGAATCCAAAACATCCGTATACCCAAGGGCTGCTGCGCTCGATTCCATCCCTGGACCGCACTGTTGAGCGGCTGGAATCCATTGAAGGCACAGTGCCTGTGCCGCTGAATATGCCGCCGATGTGCGGCTTCTATGAACGGTGCAGCCAGCGGATTCCCGGCGTATGCAACGTGCAGAATCCGGAAGCTGTGCAGCTATCGGACCGTCATACGGCAAGCTGCTTCCTTTATGGGCCGGAAGCAAGCGGAGGGGAAGAGAGGAGGAATGAACATGTCGTTAATGCCTGA
- a CDS encoding ABC transporter ATP-binding protein produces MLEQPIMDVVNLVKEYDGDGGGRSLKRVAAPVRAVADVSFSIRRAETLSLVGESGCGKTTLGRCLVRGIEPTSGQVNYRMEDGRSIDFLKATKQEYKAIRPGIQMIFQDPYSSLNPRMTVYEIISEPLRAFGGLSKAEIDERVRTIAGQTGLDPSFLKRYPHAFSGGQRQRIGIARALVTRPKVVVCDEAVSALDVSVQAQIINLLKDLQQQYEMTYLFISHDLSVVKHISDRIAVMYLGKIIELSDAKALFRQPLHPYTEALISSAPRPDPEVKKERIILQGEVPNPASPPSGCRFHPRCAYRTSLCEQTEPELRAMKDGRLVACHYAEELNLQGVSAFGPGASLESSRNSASVQQELASLV; encoded by the coding sequence ATGCTTGAGCAGCCGATCATGGATGTCGTTAATCTGGTCAAAGAGTATGACGGCGACGGCGGAGGCAGAAGCCTTAAACGTGTAGCGGCGCCTGTACGAGCCGTGGCCGATGTTTCTTTTTCTATCCGGCGTGCGGAAACGCTGAGTCTTGTCGGTGAATCGGGCTGCGGCAAAACAACGCTGGGCCGCTGTCTGGTTCGCGGGATCGAGCCGACCTCCGGCCAGGTGAATTATCGGATGGAAGACGGGCGCAGCATCGATTTCCTGAAGGCAACCAAACAGGAATATAAGGCGATTCGCCCGGGCATTCAGATGATTTTTCAGGACCCCTACTCTTCGCTTAATCCGAGAATGACCGTGTACGAAATTATCAGCGAGCCGCTGCGGGCCTTCGGCGGACTCAGCAAAGCAGAGATTGACGAGCGAGTCCGGACGATCGCCGGGCAAACCGGGCTGGATCCCAGCTTTTTGAAGAGGTATCCGCATGCTTTCTCCGGCGGACAGCGGCAGAGGATCGGCATTGCCCGCGCACTTGTCACCCGGCCTAAAGTCGTGGTGTGCGACGAGGCGGTATCCGCGCTGGACGTGTCGGTTCAGGCGCAGATTATCAACCTGCTTAAAGATCTGCAGCAGCAGTATGAGATGACGTATTTGTTCATTTCGCATGACCTTTCGGTCGTCAAGCATATTTCAGATCGGATTGCCGTTATGTATTTGGGGAAAATCATCGAGCTGTCAGATGCGAAAGCCTTGTTCCGCCAGCCGCTGCATCCTTATACGGAAGCGCTGATCTCTTCAGCTCCCCGGCCTGATCCGGAGGTGAAGAAGGAACGGATTATTTTGCAGGGGGAGGTGCCAAATCCGGCTAGTCCGCCTTCCGGATGCCGGTTCCATCCCCGCTGCGCTTACCGGACCTCGCTCTGCGAGCAGACAGAGCCGGAGCTGCGCGCTATGAAGGACGGCCGTCTGGTCGCCTGCCATTATGCTGAGGAATTGAACCTGCAGGGCGTTTCGGCTTTCGGGCCGGGAGCTTCCTTGGAATCCTCCAGAAATTCGGCTTCGGTGCAACAGGAGCTGGCAAGTCTCGTATAG
- a CDS encoding HAD family hydrolase, translating into MDKKQLVIFLDSGDTIIDESTEVRNDEGIVVSAHVIPGADTMVKTLYERGYTLVLVADGDTQSFYNVMKQNGLFDYFTALIISDSIKATKPSPRMFKAAAGAVELTEQDYGRIIMVGNNLSRDVKGANALGITSVFQSWTPRYPHEPADETERPDYIILEPLELLELADRLNEQLEAELQIRG; encoded by the coding sequence ATGGACAAGAAACAGCTTGTTATTTTTCTGGATAGCGGAGATACGATCATTGACGAGTCTACGGAAGTAAGGAATGACGAAGGTATCGTAGTCAGTGCGCACGTGATTCCCGGTGCGGACACGATGGTCAAGACGCTTTACGAACGGGGTTATACGCTCGTGCTGGTAGCGGACGGGGATACGCAGTCTTTCTATAACGTCATGAAGCAAAACGGATTATTCGACTATTTTACGGCTTTGATTATTTCCGATAGTATCAAGGCAACCAAGCCGAGTCCCCGCATGTTTAAGGCAGCGGCGGGTGCGGTAGAGCTGACTGAGCAGGATTACGGGCGGATTATCATGGTTGGCAACAACCTGAGCCGTGATGTTAAAGGAGCAAATGCGCTGGGCATCACCAGCGTTTTTCAGAGCTGGACCCCGCGTTATCCGCATGAACCTGCCGACGAAACTGAGCGGCCCGACTATATCATTTTGGAGCCGCTGGAGCTGCTGGAATTGGCTGACCGTCTGAATGAACAGCTGGAGGCGGAGCTGCAAATCCGCGGCTGA